The DNA window ACAGAAAAAGAGAGTAAGTTATAGCTGGCTAGGAGAATCACGTACATAAGCAACAAGTACATAAGCAACAAAAGCAAAGATTGAATCTATTTCATGAATGAGATAAACTATGACAAATGGATATGACAAGACCTTggatagtacatgtactattatagAATCACTTAGAAGCAAAAGACAAATTGAATGAGAGAGTTAATAtttagagatacatgtatatataagaaTATGTGCCCGTAGTTagagaccaaaaaaaaaacaagaatttaatataagaaaaatatagcTATGTGCTTTTGAAACGAGAAATACTTACCAGTTTTTTTATTAAcctaatatttaataaaaataaactttcaatAACAATTTCTCGTTTATAGATACCAGAATTGTcttgtttatataaattttacgcAAGCAGATGCGTGAAAAGGACGGGGTGGGCATCAAAATGATACCAATCCTTACATGCTTGATTTTTCAACATCAATAGCGGTTTTTCGATTTCaagattgaagaaaaaaaatatcaaatgttatttGGTCTGAATCGCATCAGTTTTAAATACAAGTATACCAACTTtccatctttattttaaaaaaatcaccgTAAATTCACATGCATGTTTTTTCAAATATAGTGTAAACTTAATTCTTATGATAATACTGTTTTCTTACTAGTAAAATGTCGGTTAGGAATGACGTCAATTCAAGACATCTGCTATGCAAGTTTTTGCAGTTTGGTAGTTAATATCTGTCTAGAAACAATCATACAAttatcctttttaatttttaaggatAAGTTTGTTTTGATTATCATTCTAGTGGAGAAACTGACTTCATTAATTAAGTCCGGCAATCTCACTTACATCCAGGACATTAATTCTGAATGAATGTTTAATATTTCTCAAACCATATCAATGGAACATTAggcacaaaacaaaaatattcacaactttttaaatgcaaaatcaAGTTAAGAAGAGCAGAAAAGGATgactagaaaaaataaaaagatacttgtactaaaaaataaatgaaataatactgaatttatctatattACTCAATATGTTTAACAAACTACTGGTTCTTTAAATTGtactatataaataaaaaaaactagacaTATAATGACTATGAAACAACTTTTAGCTTGcgtatatcaaaataatttcataaagcAAATATGCTTAAAGGTATAATATGTATGCAGACaaccattttatcaatttttttgtaaatatgaccacaatgaattatatttaaaaaatcatttaaaaaaaaccaaaaaacatacaagtattttaaaattgttcgaTTACTGATGTTTCAGCAACATattcatgtttaaaattaaGCAAAACAATTCCATATAAAATCAGCTGAAACAAGTCAAGcggtaaattttaaaaactattttctcACTAGGTACTGATGGAGtaagattaagaaaaaatttttttgggggggggggggtaacaaaaaaaagtattttttactCACACTTTTCCCTTCCACAGACAACAAGGAGAATAGTACCACAATGATACCCAAAGACCCCTTCATGGTGAAGCTCTAAACTGCAAGATTCTGACAACCGCCGCCATTTTTTATATATCGCAGTGTTATTTTAGCATCGCTTTAATCCTATCCACTGGATATAAAGAGATGAGTGGGATTcatcaaatatgttttttaaatattgaattagTATACAAATCCTGCCCTAAGTCAAGCATGTACttcttcgatttttttttactaatctGAACACAAATATTGCCAGTATTTCGTGTTTTGCAGTTATTATCTTGTGAAACTTAAagtatttaatcaaaatatgcCTGAATTCTAAAGAATTTTAATTCGATTTATCttcgacttttttttaaatgaattgaaatgtGGACCAAACTTAGTTAAATATACAAAGCGTGTAGTATGTTATTTACAATGCGTGGGAATATAGTACATACTTATTCAATTTCTCTTCGTTTTGAAATCCAAACGTACCACCAAAATACCGAATATTTACTCTACTACTTATAATATAACAGAATCGATATGAGCATAAGCGATTTCACGTTTTCATGGAATATATTACACCGGCCtccatttattcattcatttattgatttatttatttatgctcATAAGATTATGATATCTCAATTTTCTGCctaaaataacaatattattattaaaattgattgattgatttaggtttcaatgacatttttaatacaCAGAACATTATGTATTATTAAACAAAGAATATTTGACCGAGCAAAACAGTTTTGCAAGTATGCAATGTTCTAGTAAATGTTTATTCTATCGATACCTTATTTCACAACTACTCATACatactaaaatttaaaaatgtattaattttctaAGATTAGATTGTCACCTTTCATCTGTTGAGACTGGTCGATTCAATAGAACCACCAGAAATAAtagaaaatgtataaattttaatattaattgtggggaagatgaatttcattttatactaTTGTGtcttttgtttgaaattttttgtaaaaaaaaatatattaaacctTATCTTTGGAGGAAACCTTTAATGTTCGAACTTTTAAGCTCAGAAAATGTAAAATCATGAATAATTTTGGACAGTtaataaataatagtttaaaaattaTACTACGGAATTATTTGTTTCCATAATTTAAGTATTTGGTCCATTCTCCTATTCTATTTGGTTATatgtatggaataaatattgtataaacatGAATTCTTGTGGGCTGTAAAGCCTAAAAAGAATAAAGAATAGATCTAGAATTTCACAAATCATGTAATAATTGCAGTCATTATAGTTCAGGGGCGGATCCAGGACTTGAAGTTAGAGCGGGCGTCAGATTAGACAGGGGGTCTGCGGGCCGCCTTGAGGACCCCAGTGGGTCCAGGGCGGGTCTAGAGGTggtgtgcccccccccccccaccccactttGAATCTGTCACTGTAGTGCGTACGCGCTACGAACTCTTTATTAGCGAAGAGTccaaaaaattaagatatttacttagcactttatttatatttattctaATTTCAAATGCAAGTGCTAGGTCTTGCCGCGAGGAGAAAACAGtggaaaataaacattataagtGTATAGGgctatttttactaaattattaATTGCATTATAAGCTATAATCCTGGTGGCAAAGAaaagatttgttataaaaatattaccccaaaaaaagttttattttgaaatgaagtACATAAAGTGTAGGTGTTTTAGGATAAAATTCTGATGCAAAATAAAGGGTTAAAAACCTTACTTTGAACAGACCTTTTTTCTTGCGATTTCATATTTATCAtgcagtaaaaaataaaaacttataattataaatgcatgataattgTAAATATAGAAAGTAATCAAATAAAGTTCATGTATCTGAATATCCACGGATAATTAGTAATCCTCTTAACGTTAAGCCTTAATCTATATTATATCGTTTGCGTTCATTTTTTATCAGGAATATGCACTATATTCTTTGGTCTACTATAGTGCTAGCATGTGAGGTACAATTGGTAGTTTTGAACTATGCAAGcttttgtttatttatgttgCATTTAATAAAGAATTGTGGGAAACACCAATAGTACAGGGATCAACAACAATAGCTTTAGTTAAAACATTAAGGCCCATATATAAAAAGACTTAAAGAACATACACTGTCAGTCATTTTAACAAGTGAAGCCTAAGCACATCATAAATTGGATACGTTATTGATTTAAACCATTCCTCAAGATACCTTTGAAAATCAAATGGATTTTAGTCGAATTTTTTATTGCAGAAGTTGCTTTAATCAATGAATGGAGTCTTAAAGACAAATTGTTACGTGATTATTGTCGCCGCAGTGGCATGGGTTTTGGATCTGTAGCCACTTGGAAACCCCTTACGGGTTGAAGATGCACATGTATTCATATATGTTTCTCATATTTACTGAAGTACTGTGTATATCTACTTCaagtaattcaaaaatttatagATTTGTTTTTCGATGGTTAAATATTTTGTGGTTATGACATTAAAGTAAATGCCGTTTGCTAAAATTTCTTAAACATCTAGCATTCGATAAAAATGAACATCTAAAGATTTTATCTAAATAACCAATTCACATGAGTGGGTTTAGACATTTTTCACGGAAAGGGGGAGTTATAAAGTTTGTTGCGGagcggaggggggggggctattttATGCGCATGGAACGTAACGtaacatatgaaaaaaaaaaagaagaagaaattttgcattatattatttttttatttgacaaagaactcatcaaacatttcaaacaataaacttattaaatatattactCTGAcacaaataaatacatatttacagCACATCAGTCTATTCTTATATCCGCTTATTGCTGATAGTAATAAGGAATTGGTGCTGTGCTGTATCCGCAGTAGGGCGAGATAGGAGCATGGAAAGCGGAAGTTGGTGCTTCCGACGAGATGGTAGGGACAGGATACAGATTTTTCTGCTGCGCCATGCGTGAAAAGGCTGTCGGGGCGTATCCTGGGTAACTGTAGGCAGGCAATCCTGTATTCTGTGTCTGGGAGCAGGATGGCACATTGTAAAAAGATGAGGACACATTGGGGATGCTTGAGATTGACCCAGTAGAGGACACGACTGTCGGCACGGGTCTGGAAACAGTAGGGTGTGGCTTGTATTGAGGGTAGAAACTTTCTTGATGCTGAACAGATGGCAGAGAAGAGCAGGGCATTTCGATCTTTGGTGCATTGAACTTTGTCGTTTCTGCTCCGGGTTGGTGTGGCCTGGCTGCGTCGTATTGTTGACGGATTCTCTCGGTGGATGTCGCTTGACTCTCATGGAATTCCCTCTCGTATGCGGCTTTGTTTTGGCCAACAAGGGAGGTAAAGGAGTCGTCGAAGCTTGTGTTATTATTTTTGGATGATGAGACTTGTGAAGGCACCCATGGAAGCATGTCTAGGAGGGATCCCAGATCCTTGCAGAGATCGGTAGATGTAGGAGTGGGGACTGCGGTCAGGGAGATGTCTGCTGGTGCGTTATGTTTTATTGCAGCCTCCTCTTCTATCAAGCGAGCAGATTTAGCAGCAACTGCCAGTAAATCTCCATCGTCGATTTCACTAAACTTCCGTTTTCCAGATTGAGGCATTATGGGAGTTGGGGTGAATTCGAAACTGACAGATGCGTTTTGATGGCCAAGGATATCATTGATGCTGTATCCAACAGGAGAGCGCTTTGTGGCGATTGGTGGACTGATGGAACTCTCAGATGATGACGGAGAGCAACTTGAGCCCAATGACGATCGTCTGGATTTCTCGGTTGGATTGCTACGCAAGATTCTGTTGATGGAGCTAATGCTCGGGACGTTCAATTTTGTACATCTTCTCTCTTTGATTAACCTGTCTCTTATCTCCCAAGCAAACATTGTCGGATTTTCGTCCTTGTAGTTCATGATTATATCCACCACCTCTGGTATTGCTACCTTGGGTTTGGATCCGCCAGTAGATCCTGCCTTGAAGGATCCAGTATTTCGATATTTCTTTAACAGTTTACTAACACAGCCATGGGAGACTTTCAATTGTTTTGCAATGTCGCAAGCCCTTATATTGTTAAGGGACATCTCTACAATCTGTCTTCGCACGGATTCTGGGAGAGCTTTGCCATTGACATAAGAACCGCCCATTTGGTTTATTCCTGTCTGTCCTAAAAGATAAGAAAATGGTCAATTACATTATGTAATTTGTATCATATCTCCCCCatgaaagatatatttaaaaatcattggtGGATATGTAGGGATTTTATTAATGAGCTTTTCTACAGTATCACTCGATATCTTGGTCTTAAATTCGTTAAAAATAGAACTGCTGTTGTAAAGGTCGATTCTGGTGAAATCATTGAACGTTAATTtaagagaaagagagaagaaAAAATGCACACATGTGAATGAATAATACCTTGGAATGCTTGATTGGAGTTGTTGCTTGGTTGTATTTTCAGGGCTGTAGCAAAGTCATAAGTTGGTGCATATGACTGCATTGTCGTCTGCACTGGATAAAATGCGGACTGTGGAAAATAACCAAAACCGGCcatttttgatattatttagatatttaGTTTCTTTGTTTGATAGATAATTCAAATCAGTGAATGATGATCAAGTGAGATCCTCAAGAGGTTATATACTCTGCAAATGATTTAATTACTTCCCGAATTGACCAATGAAATTGCAGGGATTTGGGATGCTGCCATATTCTGAGAGCACGCGCGAGAATTTAGCCGACGGACAGAATAGCACGGGTGCACCCAGGCAGTTTTCACGCTTTGTCTGTTTCAATTCGATGCAATTAATTTGTCAACACGACCGTGAAACTTAATGAAGCTGACCTGCAGAAATGTACCAccttaaaattataattaaccgCTAATTCAAAATTATGACTTTACAGTATGATTATTAAATTTCGATGCAATTTAAATTGTGAAGTTTGAATAAAGGATACATGTACAggaaatgattaaataaataacaaaaatattaaacaagcAATAATAAATAAgcttcttttaaaataaatttgatatttgacgCATTTCGTGAAAATTCATATAATGTTAGATGTACTAaaattatctatttatttatcttttttcattgaaaatatatattgactGTAACAGCTAGACATTCGAGTATAATCTTACATATTACTACATTTATCCCCgtacatgtgtatttacattgaattttgcgAAGCGtgatttaaagtacatgtaaatccaGTTAATTATATCACTGATATAACTGGAAATGTACATTCACTGTTTAAACAACTATTGTTGTTATGTTATACATTATGATTTATAtgtctatgtacatgtatatgtatattcaatatattatgcaatatctctttgtttacataagagAGTAAAAAAGGAAGCGAGAGATTGATGAAAATACTAACTAATTTACATGAAACAAATCACCCGGAAAATTATGAAAGAGTTGCGGCGCGTGTTCCGTTAATTTACAGTTGTTCTCGCTTAGTCGAACAATTACTGGACCGTACCTACAAGTAAGGTATAATTATCTTGTCATGCAGGTAGAAACTTCACACCTTGGGTGTACCAGATACCTAATGATAGGTATAATCTACAtttgacaaattaaaaaaatgtaatttgaagtTAAATGCACATTAACGCTTAATGGTCCCCGcaagttaaaaaattaaaatttaccattttaccacttaaaattaaaatatcagatAATCTCCAGCTAATTGTgtgtattatatacatgtacctatgagCCACATGTTCCTTTGGTCAATAAAGTATAAAGGTCAGGaaggtatgggacacctgtctaTATTAACGTGGATATAAGTACATAATAATTAAACtactttcactggtttagaatttttaaattttggaataTTAGACCAAATAATATGTAGTAAACATTGTTTGAATTGTAAAAAGTATAAAACCCCCAacgggatttgaactcatgactttGAAATTCGTAGGAACGCTCTCATTCAGTTAGGTAAAAAATTCGggaaagaacaaaaatatagaattatacTGGTACttctttttgttgtttatttcgataagaAATACGTCAATACCACCTTCATGTGGGGAATAGGtttgatgaaattatttttttaatagagaaaattgttaattaaaaaaccCAGGAAGActaattgtatttcattacagcatattgttttaaaattttcatttaaaagtttcACACAACCATTAACATAAGAATTATATCAGTATTTTAAAGCTGTAtgttacatttaaataaaatataaatctttaGAATATATTTACTTTCTAAAAGAGTTCTGTagcaaacaattttattcaaaataaaaaaaaaattgtacatgtacaacatcaAGAAATGCATATCATCATTTTTATCACTATATGAAAATGTACTTGACCAATGTTCTTtaacttttacaaaaatatatgccattatctttatttcaaaGTGTATCTTACAACCACCaggtttttcacaaaaaactcTCTGCCAGTAAATATATTACAAccattgctctctctctctctctctctctctctctctctctctctccagaaAATTTGTTCAAGCATTAGACTGATTCTCACTACTTTATATTATCTAATGATTTGTTGTCCATATACTTAACAATATATTCACCTTCACAACTGagttcaaataaaacatatagtATATCTATACATAAGTGTTGAAATGACACACATAGTAAATCTATTTGTAAGCGTTGAAACTGAGTATCACATATGCACAATACATAACCAGTAATATTTATCCACttgaatatgaaaattaatatcaCAGACAAAACTTGAATagatttatatatgtatatatatttatacacatATAAACACGAAACGTTTTcattcaaacatattttatctATCATAAAATCTTCTACCCTCACGATGCACCAAAATCAcacaatattaatatttgatatacatgtataaaataatcaaaCCATTGAGCTTTATATCCAGACTTTAACTTGTCCTTTTTTTGCACATTTGTCgcacaaatattgtaaaaatactcTATCTTTTTCATGGTAATAACTtactgtataaatataaatatacattaaaggggcatggtcacgattttggtcaacaattattttccctatttgaataattacaaGGCTTCAGTGAGGCATTCTTAATAggcaaacaaaatttgagtgtcatttgttgagttataagcaagttacagagcttacaattttttgacatgtaaacaaagcttttgtttacattttgaatgttgaagtgaaaatttcaaatttagacctaaaatgaatgttttaaacgttaggaactgtttacatatgcttaaaatgaataagaagatagaaa is part of the Crassostrea angulata isolate pt1a10 chromosome 3, ASM2561291v2, whole genome shotgun sequence genome and encodes:
- the LOC128178960 gene encoding paired box protein Pax-8-like; protein product: MGGSYVNGKALPESVRRQIVEMSLNNIRACDIAKQLKVSHGCVSKLLKKYRNTGSFKAGSTGGSKPKVAIPEVVDIIMNYKDENPTMFAWEIRDRLIKERRCTKLNVPSISSINRILRSNPTEKSRRSSLGSSCSPSSSESSISPPIATKRSPVGYSINDILGHQNASVSFEFTPTPIMPQSGKRKFSEIDDGDLLAVAAKSARLIEEEAAIKHNAPADISLTAVPTPTSTDLCKDLGSLLDMLPWVPSQVSSSKNNNTSFDDSFTSLVGQNKAAYEREFHESQATSTERIRQQYDAARPHQPGAETTKFNAPKIEMPCSSLPSVQHQESFYPQYKPHPTVSRPVPTVVSSTGSISSIPNVSSSFYNVPSCSQTQNTGLPAYSYPGYAPTAFSRMAQQKNLYPVPTISSEAPTSAFHAPISPYCGYSTAPIPYYYQQ